GAGAAAGACACTTTGAGGGGCTGCTCCCAGATTACCAGCGCGGTGCTGTTGGCGAAGAGAGGGCCAGCCGACAAGCACTGATCGCTGCCGTTTACGCACCTGGTTGATTCCAGACGAGCTAATAGACGTCATTGCCCCTGTGAAGAATAGAGCGTCGTGAACCTTTTAGCTGAAGGCCTTGTTTGTGAGATCTAGAGCCTATCTAGACAGTGACTGATTCGTCCAACATCACTTCCGAATGCTCGACTGCGGTCCAATACGGCTGCCTTCGCGTCTGTTACTTGGGGCTACAGGAGAAGCTTAGGCTTAGCCATCAGAAAGATACACCGCAATGCTGCTGGGTTCGAAGTCGCCTGGAATTGTTCGGGTGGGACAGATTCTTCGCTGTATATAAACTCCTATACTGGCTTGTAGACTCAATGCCTCAGAATAGTCAGAAGCCATTCACAAATTTAACCGGGTTGTTTCAAATTAATCTTACCAGTTTATATCTGACGATCCCCTACATTATAGGACATACAGCAATTCTCGCGGTGGTCCCAATAGGAATGACCCCGCGCAGGACACCACTTTAAATGTCCCCATAGCCATTCTCTACGGTGTCTTTTGAAGACGCGCGTCGACTATCAAGACCCAGATCATGACAGGGTCCTTATCGACAAATAATACAGACGCGCGGGTGACAGCATCTCCAATAACCCACAGACCAACAAATAGCCCTACTTGGCGCCCCAGTCAACGCCAACAGGCGGCCCATCAACAAATCGGAATGTTGATTATTATCCGGAGAGGTTGGAGGTGGCCGTGCGAGCTTGCTCGGCAAATATACGGTGTGCACATTTCCCTCTACTGGATCTGCGTCGAGCATGGATCAGTTGAAACTGTATTTGAGTTGTCCATCCGAAACCTCAAGGGGCTTGAACTCGCTGTATGAGAGCTGGTCTTGAGAGCTCACAAGAGCCGATTGAGGCTCGTTCGGCTACAAGGATGAGACAGGGCATTTTAGTTCTTTTAGAGTCAGGCAGGTAAACGAGTTGTCAGGAACTGAGCAGGGCGACTCCGACAATACGACACGATCGACGAAGACAAATGAAGAGGCTCTGGTTGAGCTTCTGGGGAAAAGGTTTCGTCCAGAATGCTACTCGTGTTCTTGTGGAACTGAAACAAATGATGATAGACTGGAGATCCAGTCTATGCTGGAGCTGTCGACAGTTCCTTCAGGCAATTCTCTCCACAAACACGAGCATCAACACACTCTGGCGGAAATGGTCTCCGAGGTCTTGCAAGAGCCTTCTATTATTCTCCACATCGACGTTAAGCGAAGCCCTTAGCAATCGCGGAATGCCGCTCTATAATGACAAGATCGCCAACTTTCGCCTACCTGGGGCTGGAAGCGAACTCCTCTATATCTGTAGAGGCTGAACAAAGTCGAATATAAATATCGGACTCGCACCGTCccatctcttcttcgatcCAACAACCAATCCTCGAACCAATCTCAATTCCAGTTGACACTACTCCTCAAATTACCAAAATGAAGACCAACTTCCTCGTTGTCATTGCTACCCTGGCCGCCACTGCCCTCGCCGGCCCTGCCGCGGACGCCGATAGCCTTGTCGCCAGAGCCGACATCTGCCACAAgcccagcagctgcagttcCTTCTGGTCCGGCAAGTGTGAAGAGTACTGCGCGCCCTACAAGTTCTCCCACATGAGCGGCGACGACTGTGGCGGAAGTACCAAGAAGTGCTGCTGTGAAAAGCCTTAGGTGACTGGATGGTTCAGTGGTAGGGATATCTATGCCTTGACAGGTAAAGCAGGGCTGTTCTACTATCAGGCCCGGTGATGCTATGGTGTCTGTCGGATGCTGAGCTCCAGTCTCTCTGGTCCTTCTATGCTCTTTCTTCTGTTGTCGGGGCAAAATACTGGGCTATTCTCATGTCTTGATTGTGTCTATTTGTCTTTGTGTCAGTAGTCTTCCTTGTATTTACTGCGTGCCTGCCCGTTGTAGGGTTATCACCCAGACAGGAACAATTGTTATAGTCTCTCTGAAATCCACGCTGTTGACTGCGGAATACATTGCTGTAGCTTGTATTTGTAGCAGTCCATGGACTATTAATACTCATAATTAGCGATCTATTTGGGAGGTATGAAAGAGCAATAAGGCTATACTTGTTGCGATAGACCGGTATAGTGCTCTTCATTGTTCGTTGGACAACCAAGATGATCTCTACACTATACCCGACGGGAATTTCAATAATAAATGACTCAAATTGAATTCCAAATCTCCTATTTACGGTATTGTACGATACTTTTCAATTTATTGGATGAACGTGTAATGACAGAGGTCAGTACTCGGGtataactagatatatatgtGCACTGCTGGATTACTAGTCCATGCAGGAGTTTAGAACAATAATCGTAGTAAATTAAATctaatcttaatcttattcTACTTCTCGGGCCCCAGTTGGGGAGTATATAATATTGGTTAGAGGTTAGGTGCGGGGACAGAATAGCGGTGGAATGTCAGCATCTGCTTGTAGGATAATGAAGAACATGACATCAGTGTGGGAATGGCACAGTGAAAGTGGCAGCGCATCCCACTGCCCATCAAATTGTGAGTGTTTAGTTTGCTTTTGCTACAtgttatttctttttctggccGCTCTTGCCGCGGTCGCAGCAGTCACAGCAGCCCTGCTAAGCACTGTTGGACACAGTTTTAAACACATACAACCCATGGATAGGCTCTCAcaaattatagaaattaatagACTAATTTGAGACAGAGAAATACGAGAAATGAAACTGAATGTGCGGCTTCCGAGATGATCTGATAAGATTATCTGATTGTGCCCCCACTGACTATCAATTTAGTGTTGGCCTGGTGGGATTCTCTcgcaccagcccagccatcTGTTCGCCTGTTCTATTCCGATCTGCTGTATTATTGGCCACAGATCAATTCACGCGGGAAAGGCGGCCAGACGAATCCATCGTGACgggcttgctgctgcttgagTCCAAGCGTCCGACTTCGGCTGCACGCTGCGTGCAGGGACCACTCATGCGTCCGCCCACTTTAATAACTTATTTGTTTGCTTGTCGTGCCCTCCGATTTTCAGCCTCGGTCTTTGACTCTTTGTCGAGCTCACCAACTTCAGCGCAATGGGTGTTCGTCCTTTGATTCGGAGGACTCGAaccatcctccgccgcatgTCTGCGGATGGCGAGACGGACGAGAACTCCATCGAGCAGCCGGCGCTCCACCAGAGCAAGAGCCATCCCAATTCTGACTCGCAGCGCGGGGCTTCTCAGGCCTTTGGTAGCCAGGGAGCACGCGACTCAATACCCAACAGGAACACCCAGCGTGGTGTCCAGGATGTCGAGGCTGTGACGCTGACCTGGTCCAAGGGCACTCTGATTGCAATGTTCATCAAGTACGTCGGTATCCATCTTGGGAATGTTGCATCTAGGCTAATCTGTTTCAGCATCTGGTTCCTTTACTTCGTCAGCGCGTTCCAACTGTCCGTCTCCAGCAGTCTCAACCCCTTCGTCACCAGTTCGTTCAAAGCACATTCGTTATCTGCAGTTCCAACGGCTCTCGGCGATGCCTTCGCCGCCGCGACGTATCTCCCGATGGCAAAACTCATGGATGTATGGGGTCGAGCGGAAGGATTCCTCTTCATGGTGTTATGTCTGACAGTAGGGTTGATTATCATGGCTGCCTGCAATAGCTTCGAGGCCTACTGCGCTGCGAACGTAAGACGACAACTACTTTCTGCAGGACAGACTTCTGACAGCTGATTTAGGTCTTCTACTATGTCGGGTTCTATGGGATGGAATACGCAATTGACGTCGTGACGGCTGATGCTTCTAGTCTGAGAAACCGTGCCTTCGCCTATGCCTTCACCTCGTCCCCTTATATTATCACCGCATTTGCTGGACCGAAAGTGGCAGAGGAATTCTATTACCAGGTCTCCTGGCGCTGGGGATTTGGTGCCTGGGCGATCGCGACGCCAATTGTGGCTCTCCCTCTGTATGGGATCCTAAAGT
This genomic interval from Aspergillus puulaauensis MK2 DNA, chromosome 7, nearly complete sequence contains the following:
- a CDS encoding uncharacterized protein (SECRETED:SignalP(1-18);~antiSMASH:Cluster_7.2), encoding MKTNFLVVIATLAATALAGPAADADSLVARADICHKPSSCSSFWSGKCEEYCAPYKFSHMSGDDCGGSTKKCCCEKP